In Mangrovivirga cuniculi, the following proteins share a genomic window:
- a CDS encoding metallophosphoesterase: MNTIFVLLIILAFMLLIDLYFFQAIKTLIADSSHVAKRITTITYWMFSFVLSVGVIYVFLMNDRHGLGRVIILVAFGTVISKVLGILFLFFDDIRRGVIWLVDNVFYGGGSKVSDVAESVVKKEDGISRNEFLTKSAVISSLVPLAAMSYGIMSGAHDYRIRKRVITLPNLPSGFDGLRIAQISDIHSGSFFNKTAVEGGVEMLLDQKPDVVFFTGDLVNEDSDEVKDYTEIFKRVTAPLGVYSTLGNHDYGDYKRWPSEKAKAANLQKLKDAHEYMGWDLLNNENRILKESGDSLAIVGVENWGLGFKKAGDLSKALKGTDEAAAKLLLSHDPSHWDAEVRPTSDVDIMFAGHTHGFQMGIEIGDFRWSPAQYRYKQWADLYENNGQYLYVNRGYGYIGYPGRIGMPPEITIIELKRG; this comes from the coding sequence ATGAATACCATATTTGTATTGCTGATCATTCTGGCATTTATGCTGTTGATCGATCTATATTTTTTTCAGGCGATAAAGACCTTAATAGCAGATAGTTCACATGTGGCGAAGAGGATCACCACAATTACCTACTGGATGTTTTCTTTTGTCTTATCAGTAGGAGTGATCTACGTTTTTCTCATGAATGACCGCCATGGACTGGGAAGAGTGATTATTCTGGTGGCCTTTGGGACAGTGATATCAAAGGTATTAGGTATTCTATTCCTGTTTTTTGATGATATCAGAAGAGGTGTGATCTGGCTTGTTGATAATGTTTTTTACGGAGGAGGCTCTAAGGTTTCAGATGTCGCGGAAAGCGTTGTTAAAAAGGAAGATGGTATTTCCAGAAATGAGTTTTTAACTAAATCAGCTGTGATCAGTTCACTTGTTCCACTTGCAGCGATGAGCTATGGAATCATGAGTGGGGCTCACGATTATCGCATTAGAAAAAGAGTGATCACCTTACCGAATTTACCTTCCGGGTTTGACGGCTTGAGAATCGCGCAGATATCCGATATTCATTCTGGCTCTTTTTTCAATAAAACAGCAGTTGAAGGTGGAGTAGAAATGTTGCTTGATCAAAAGCCGGATGTAGTTTTCTTTACCGGTGATCTCGTTAATGAAGATTCCGATGAGGTAAAAGATTATACAGAGATATTCAAACGAGTAACAGCTCCATTGGGTGTATATTCTACTCTTGGTAATCATGATTATGGTGATTATAAAAGATGGCCTAGTGAGAAAGCAAAGGCAGCTAATCTTCAGAAATTGAAAGATGCTCATGAATATATGGGCTGGGATCTGTTAAATAATGAAAACAGGATATTAAAAGAAAGCGGTGATAGTCTTGCCATAGTAGGTGTTGAAAACTGGGGCCTTGGATTTAAGAAAGCCGGTGATCTTTCGAAAGCATTAAAGGGTACAGATGAAGCTGCTGCTAAATTACTCTTATCTCATGACCCTTCTCACTGGGATGCAGAAGTAAGGCCGACCAGCGATGTAGATATAATGTTCGCAGGACATACCCATGGTTTTCAGATGGGAATAGAGATCGGGGATTTTAGGTGGAGTCCTGCTCAGTATAGGTATAAGCAGTGGGCAGATCTTTATGAAAATAATGGCCAGTATTTATATGTGAACCGCGGCTATGGATATATCGGATATCCTGGTAGAATAGGAATGCCACCTGAAATAACTATTATCGAATTGAAAAGAGGCTGA
- a CDS encoding efflux RND transporter periplasmic adaptor subunit: protein MKNNIIPFLSLILVISLTSCEKDLEAKKEELKELKKEASELQGKITSLENAIIKEDPEFAEKNVNKIQIEVKDLEKETFTNFVEINGSVSTDKNVILSAQAGGQIERVNVSEGDRVRKGQTLVVLDTDVLRNNISEAEASYSLAKTMYEKRKKLYEQGVGSEIDYLNAETQKETLEQRIASLKSQLSNSYITAPFSGKVDGVMAKEGEVASPGMPMVRIVNLNDLKIEADVSERYIGSFKKGDSVEVFFPAFDESYKTVVSAVGDVINQANRTFSLQVKLPKDNDLLKPNLMATIRLADYQNEDAVVIPDKVILQDSRGFYVYKAKKDGDEFVAEKVYIEVGQTFDGNAEIESGLSAGDNVIVTGYREVSEGSIVKIAK, encoded by the coding sequence ATGAAAAATAATATAATACCCTTTCTCTCACTTATTTTAGTGATTTCCCTGACTTCTTGTGAAAAGGATTTAGAAGCAAAAAAGGAAGAGTTAAAAGAATTAAAAAAGGAAGCTTCCGAACTTCAGGGTAAGATAACTTCTCTGGAAAATGCGATCATTAAAGAAGATCCTGAATTTGCAGAGAAAAATGTCAATAAAATTCAGATCGAGGTAAAAGATCTGGAGAAAGAGACCTTTACTAATTTTGTTGAGATTAATGGTAGCGTGTCTACCGATAAAAATGTCATTCTTAGTGCCCAGGCTGGAGGACAAATTGAAAGGGTTAATGTCTCTGAAGGTGATAGAGTTAGAAAAGGACAAACCCTTGTTGTATTAGATACTGACGTTCTTCGTAACAATATCAGCGAGGCCGAAGCTTCATATAGCCTGGCTAAGACTATGTATGAAAAGCGTAAAAAGTTATATGAGCAGGGTGTTGGTAGTGAGATTGACTATTTGAATGCTGAGACTCAAAAAGAGACACTTGAACAAAGAATTGCCAGCCTTAAGTCTCAGTTAAGTAATTCATATATCACAGCCCCTTTTTCGGGCAAGGTTGATGGTGTGATGGCTAAAGAAGGAGAGGTGGCTTCTCCAGGTATGCCAATGGTCAGAATAGTAAATCTAAATGATCTGAAGATCGAAGCGGATGTTTCCGAAAGATATATCGGTAGTTTCAAAAAAGGAGATAGCGTGGAAGTATTCTTTCCAGCTTTCGATGAATCATACAAAACAGTTGTGTCAGCAGTTGGAGATGTGATTAACCAGGCTAACAGAACGTTTTCTTTACAAGTAAAACTTCCGAAGGATAATGATCTGTTAAAGCCAAATCTTATGGCAACTATTCGTCTTGCTGATTACCAGAATGAAGATGCTGTTGTAATTCCTGACAAGGTAATCCTACAAGATAGCCGTGGGTTTTATGTATATAAAGCCAAAAAAGACGGAGATGAATTTGTAGCTGAGAAGGTTTATATAGAGGTAGGACAGACCTTCGACGGTAATGCTGAGATCGAATCAGGTCTTTCTGCAGGTGATAATGTAATAGTTACCGGATACAGAGAAGTAAGTGAAGGTAGTATTGTAAAAATTGCTAAGTAA
- a CDS encoding TolC family protein, whose product MGMPLDQKLVIEETIRDMQFETLQSNMQEFEYTDRIEYSILDTRVKLTTYNMKNTKAQYLPVINAFANYGYVGGRNEFGDLMNFSESWFDYSNVGVRISIPIFDGLRKSSIIQQRKLDLEKLDEDRMILRNNIDLNIKQAKIDVKNAVNTLNTQEENMQLAKDVYEAAQLKYKEGIGSSLELTEANSEYLTEQNNYYIALFEALMARVELEKALGLL is encoded by the coding sequence ATGGGTATGCCTCTTGATCAGAAATTGGTGATTGAAGAAACTATCAGGGATATGCAATTTGAGACTTTACAGTCAAACATGCAGGAGTTTGAATACACCGACAGAATCGAGTATTCGATTTTAGATACCAGGGTTAAGCTTACTACATACAACATGAAAAATACTAAGGCACAGTATCTACCAGTGATCAACGCTTTTGCTAACTATGGTTATGTAGGGGGTAGAAATGAATTTGGCGATTTGATGAATTTTTCAGAAAGCTGGTTCGATTATTCAAATGTAGGTGTGAGAATTTCAATTCCAATATTTGACGGTTTGAGAAAGTCTTCAATCATACAGCAACGAAAATTAGATCTGGAAAAGCTTGATGAAGACAGAATGATATTGAGAAATAATATTGACCTGAATATTAAGCAGGCTAAAATCGATGTCAAAAATGCTGTAAATACGCTTAATACCCAGGAAGAGAATATGCAATTGGCAAAAGATGTCTACGAGGCTGCTCAACTTAAATACAAAGAAGGTATAGGTTCAAGTCTCGAACTCACAGAAGCCAATTCTGAATATCTAACTGAACAAAACAATTACTATATAGCTCTTTTTGAAGCATTAATGGCAAGGGTCGAACTAGAAAAAGCCCTTGGACTATTATAA
- a CDS encoding TetR/AcrR family transcriptional regulator gives MQKFPKYYDDMAVEKNTETQTQREKIMEGAYALFMKYGIRSVTMDEISASMGISKKTVYSHFNDKNNLIFEGTKYLLTQKKAEIKDCIGSDHDVITEMGNVSRHIRESFQYMNPTMFYDMKKYYPDSWALFEDFKENVFRQEVIRSLKEGISQGYFRSDIDVDVISKLRLILFDAVLNMDEFSPQEYNMADLQIKVFDFSCMACSPRKGQTGTKK, from the coding sequence TTGCAAAAGTTTCCGAAGTATTATGACGATATGGCAGTAGAGAAAAATACAGAAACACAAACACAGAGAGAAAAAATAATGGAAGGGGCCTATGCTCTTTTCATGAAATACGGTATTCGTTCTGTGACCATGGACGAAATATCTGCTAGTATGGGAATATCCAAGAAGACGGTTTATTCTCATTTCAATGATAAGAACAACCTGATATTTGAAGGAACCAAATATCTGCTGACTCAAAAAAAAGCTGAAATAAAGGATTGTATTGGTTCAGATCATGATGTGATTACTGAAATGGGTAATGTTTCAAGGCATATCCGTGAGAGTTTTCAATATATGAATCCAACAATGTTTTATGACATGAAGAAGTATTATCCGGATTCATGGGCATTGTTTGAGGATTTTAAAGAGAATGTCTTCAGACAGGAAGTGATCAGATCTTTAAAAGAGGGGATTTCCCAGGGATATTTCAGAAGCGATATAGACGTAGATGTTATATCAAAATTGAGGTTGATTCTATTTGATGCTGTATTAAATATGGATGAGTTTTCCCCTCAGGAGTACAATATGGCTGATTTACAAATAAAAGTATTTGATTTTTCGTGCATGGCTTGCTCACCAAGAAAGGGGCAGACCGGTACGAAAAAATAG
- a CDS encoding efflux RND transporter permease subunit, with translation MAEENKKNKKDEVLKSFGLTTAAIKNKTTVFFLSFLVVVMGLLSYQNLPKENFPEVSLPTVYIGTPFPGNSPADIENLVTRPIEKEINSISDVKDIRSTSVQDYSTIIVEFNSDVDVQEALIDVKDAVDKAKPELPGDLPQDPNVFELNFSEFPILKVNLTGNLSQEELKEHAENLKDEIENISEISEAELVGIDEKEMKILADPYKMAARRVTFTDIENAVKAENLTMSGGSLKQNEIRRTVRIVGEFERARQIEDIIVKSEQGNIVYLKDVADVQFEYADKSSYARLESDAVVALDIKKRSGENLIIATEKVMEVLDEYKEGESYPAELELTLTNDQSKMTKDMVSNLENNIISGVILVTLTLLFFLGTRNSLFVGMAIPISMFMAFAILGALGITINMMVLFALIMALGMLVDNGIVVVENVYRLMEQGYGPWEATKYGVGEVAMPIISSTATTLAAFLPLMFWPGIMGEFMYYLPTTLIIVLGSSLFVALVINPVFIGSFMKLQEKTFNRKRMLIRSLIAVGIAAALITTGLLIDKYNVTIALGNLIILVVVLLWLNILLLNPLSVKFQMNFLPKVEAFYERSLRFALRGHNYIFFFVGTIITLILSVGLFAWKMPKVEFFPENIPKYVNVFIEFPIGTDVEKTNEFTQKVNQRLDSLIQPYRPIIESVVTNVGQGTADPGDPTAVSMSETPNQARITVNFVDFKYRDGIDTREALNDIREGMKGIAPGVTITVAKDRNGPPVGKPISIEISGEEYDRLIEVTENVLTKINNSDIEGIEKLKSDLETGKPELIIDIDRDKARRFGVSTYSIGNELRTSIFGKEIGQYKLGEDDYDIELRLAEKYRYDMNKLMNRDIIFRDQSSGSIHQVPISSVADAELSTTYGSIKRRNLDRVVSITSNVIQGYNATEITQQLKDLLAGYNLPQGYEIKFTGEQEQQAEELEFLSSALILAVFLIFLIIVAQFNKITAPLIIMTSVILSTIGVFLGLVVFNMKFVVIMTMIGIISLAGIVVNNAIVLIDFIELIRERKRAELHSDARLSMHDILESIVEAGKTRLRPVLLTAITTVLGLIPLAVGINIDFIKFFTEYQPDFYIGGDNVIFWGPMSWTIIFGLSFATFLTLVIVPVMYLIFDKINHKFHLSKY, from the coding sequence ATGGCTGAAGAAAATAAAAAAAATAAAAAGGACGAAGTATTGAAATCTTTTGGCCTCACTACGGCTGCGATAAAGAATAAAACGACAGTCTTTTTCCTTAGTTTTCTGGTAGTGGTAATGGGACTTCTGAGCTATCAGAATTTACCGAAAGAGAATTTCCCTGAGGTTAGTTTACCAACTGTTTACATAGGAACTCCTTTTCCGGGAAACTCTCCGGCAGATATTGAAAATCTGGTGACCAGACCGATTGAAAAGGAAATTAATTCAATTAGTGATGTCAAGGATATCAGGTCTACCTCTGTACAGGATTATTCTACCATAATTGTAGAATTTAATTCTGATGTTGATGTACAGGAGGCGCTTATCGATGTAAAAGATGCGGTTGATAAAGCCAAACCAGAGTTACCAGGTGATCTGCCACAGGATCCAAATGTTTTTGAACTCAATTTTTCGGAATTTCCTATTCTGAAGGTCAATCTTACAGGAAATCTTAGCCAGGAGGAATTAAAGGAACATGCAGAAAATCTTAAAGATGAAATAGAAAATATTTCTGAAATATCTGAGGCTGAACTTGTTGGTATAGATGAAAAGGAAATGAAGATCCTTGCTGATCCATATAAAATGGCAGCCAGGCGAGTGACATTTACAGATATTGAAAATGCTGTCAAGGCTGAAAACCTAACCATGTCAGGAGGTAGCCTTAAGCAAAATGAGATTAGAAGAACCGTCAGGATCGTCGGTGAATTTGAACGTGCCCGACAGATAGAAGATATCATTGTAAAAAGTGAGCAAGGCAATATTGTTTATCTAAAAGATGTTGCAGACGTTCAGTTTGAATATGCAGATAAATCCAGTTATGCAAGGCTTGAATCAGATGCGGTTGTTGCATTAGATATAAAGAAGCGAAGTGGAGAAAACCTGATCATTGCAACTGAGAAGGTTATGGAGGTTCTGGATGAATATAAGGAAGGTGAATCTTATCCTGCTGAATTGGAACTTACATTGACCAATGACCAATCTAAAATGACTAAGGATATGGTTTCCAACCTTGAGAATAATATTATCTCTGGGGTAATTTTGGTTACCCTGACTTTATTATTCTTTTTAGGTACCAGAAACTCTCTTTTCGTCGGAATGGCGATTCCAATATCAATGTTCATGGCTTTTGCAATCCTTGGAGCGTTAGGGATCACTATTAATATGATGGTGCTTTTTGCCCTGATTATGGCCTTGGGTATGCTTGTGGATAATGGAATTGTGGTCGTTGAAAATGTATACAGGTTGATGGAACAGGGCTATGGCCCATGGGAAGCAACTAAGTATGGTGTTGGAGAAGTTGCTATGCCGATTATTTCATCAACTGCTACTACACTTGCAGCATTCCTGCCATTAATGTTCTGGCCTGGAATCATGGGAGAATTCATGTATTATCTCCCCACCACATTGATTATTGTTTTAGGGTCGTCACTATTTGTAGCGCTGGTTATTAATCCGGTTTTCATCGGATCCTTTATGAAGCTACAGGAAAAGACATTTAACAGAAAGAGAATGTTAATTCGGTCGTTGATCGCTGTTGGTATAGCTGCAGCACTTATTACGACAGGATTACTTATTGATAAATACAATGTCACTATAGCCCTAGGAAACCTGATCATTCTTGTAGTTGTCCTTCTGTGGCTCAATATTTTATTATTAAATCCTCTGTCAGTTAAGTTTCAAATGAACTTCCTGCCAAAAGTGGAGGCCTTTTATGAAAGGTCATTGAGGTTTGCACTGAGAGGACATAATTATATTTTCTTCTTTGTAGGGACGATAATCACATTGATTTTATCTGTTGGACTATTTGCCTGGAAGATGCCAAAAGTGGAGTTCTTCCCGGAAAACATACCAAAATATGTCAACGTCTTTATTGAATTTCCAATTGGAACGGATGTTGAAAAAACCAACGAGTTTACTCAAAAGGTAAATCAGAGACTTGATAGTTTGATTCAGCCATACCGGCCTATTATAGAATCAGTGGTAACTAATGTTGGACAGGGAACTGCTGATCCTGGGGACCCTACTGCCGTAAGTATGAGCGAAACTCCTAACCAGGCACGGATAACAGTCAATTTTGTCGATTTTAAATACAGAGATGGAATTGATACTCGTGAAGCACTGAACGATATAAGAGAAGGAATGAAGGGAATAGCTCCCGGAGTGACAATCACTGTCGCAAAAGACAGAAATGGTCCCCCGGTTGGTAAACCGATTAGTATTGAGATCTCAGGCGAAGAATACGACAGGTTGATCGAGGTGACTGAGAATGTACTTACAAAAATCAATAATTCTGATATTGAAGGTATTGAGAAGTTAAAATCAGATCTTGAAACAGGTAAGCCTGAATTAATAATTGATATCGACCGGGATAAGGCACGAAGATTTGGTGTTTCAACTTATAGTATAGGTAATGAATTGAGAACATCGATTTTCGGTAAAGAGATTGGTCAGTATAAGCTTGGAGAAGACGATTACGATATCGAATTGCGACTTGCTGAAAAGTACAGGTATGATATGAATAAACTGATGAACAGGGATATCATTTTCCGTGATCAATCTTCCGGTTCTATTCATCAGGTACCTATTTCTTCTGTTGCGGATGCTGAACTGAGTACTACTTACGGTTCAATCAAAAGAAGAAACCTGGACAGGGTAGTTTCTATTACTTCAAATGTAATACAAGGGTATAATGCAACTGAGATCACTCAGCAACTTAAAGATCTTCTTGCGGGATATAATTTACCACAAGGGTATGAGATCAAGTTTACCGGTGAGCAGGAACAACAAGCTGAAGAATTGGAGTTCCTGAGTAGTGCGCTAATTCTTGCTGTATTTTTGATCTTCCTGATCATTGTAGCACAGTTTAACAAGATCACTGCTCCATTAATTATTATGACATCAGTGATATTGAGTACTATTGGTGTATTCCTCGGATTAGTCGTGTTTAATATGAAGTTCGTTGTGATCATGACTATGATCGGTATTATTTCACTTGCCGGAATCGTGGTGAACAACGCAATTGTACTTATCGACTTTATTGAACTTATCAGGGAAAGAAAACGTGCTGAGCTACATTCCGATGCCAGGTTGAGTATGCATGATATACTTGAGTCAATCGTGGAGGCCGGAAAAACACGTCTCAGACCTGTACTCCTTACTGCGATTACAACAGTTTTAGGCCTGATACCTCTGGCTGTTGGTATAAACATTGATTTTATCAAGTTCTTTACAGAATATCAGCCTGATTTCTACATTGGTGGTGATAACGTTATTTTCTGGGGACCAATGTCCTGGACAATTATCTTCGGTCTTTCCTTCGCTACTTTCCTCACCCTGGTCATTGTACCGGTGATGTACCTGATATTTGATAAGATCAATCATAAATTTCATTTATCGAAGTATTAA
- a CDS encoding phosphatase PAP2 family protein codes for MIEKLIEWDTALFLALNELHSPISDQFWFIISEKQTWFPLYLFIIAFTIWKYKKDSWWMILGFIASVSLSDWIASGVFKPYFGRLRPCHNEQLSDMVHIINNYCGGRFSFMSSHASTTFGLASSWYFFMRDRFPWMKYFFIWSAIVAYSRIALGVHFPLDIICGGLAGYLIGMLIFYLFDFLNKKLSKQELQKT; via the coding sequence ATGATAGAAAAATTAATAGAGTGGGATACAGCCTTATTTTTAGCACTTAACGAACTCCATTCGCCAATCAGTGACCAGTTTTGGTTTATAATATCAGAAAAGCAAACCTGGTTTCCTTTATACTTATTTATAATAGCGTTTACCATCTGGAAGTATAAGAAGGATTCCTGGTGGATGATTCTGGGCTTTATTGCCTCAGTTAGTCTTTCAGACTGGATTGCCAGTGGTGTTTTTAAGCCTTATTTTGGCCGTTTGAGACCATGTCATAATGAGCAATTATCAGATATGGTTCACATAATTAATAATTATTGTGGTGGAAGGTTCTCTTTTATGTCATCTCATGCTTCAACAACCTTTGGATTAGCCTCTTCATGGTACTTTTTTATGAGAGACAGATTTCCATGGATGAAGTATTTTTTCATCTGGTCTGCAATTGTTGCGTATTCCAGAATAGCATTGGGGGTACATTTTCCATTGGATATTATTTGTGGTGGATTAGCTGGCTATTTAATCGGGATGTTAATATTTTATCTGTTTGATTTTCTCAATAAGAAACTTTCAAAACAAGAACTACAAAAGACTTAG